A genome region from Triticum aestivum cultivar Chinese Spring chromosome 2B, IWGSC CS RefSeq v2.1, whole genome shotgun sequence includes the following:
- the LOC123046624 gene encoding transducin beta-like protein 3 — protein sequence MALSQGPKKNYRCDRSLQQFYTGGPFAVGRGPRGEGEGESDAETFLACACGSELRVVSAADASAIGEPIDGDSEAVTGIALSPDSRLLFAAGHSKLIRVWDLASRTCIRSWKGHDGPVMAMACHASGGLLATAGADKKVCVWDVDGGFCTHFFRGHTGVVTTIMFHKDPKRLLLFSGSDDGTVRVWNLESKKCIAVLNAHFSTVTSLALSEDGLTLLSAGRDKVVNVWDLRKYASKKTIPAYEMIEGVSFIGPGSGILACLGAEAAKLKEKTDGYFLTVGERGIVRIWCLESAVCMFEQQSSDVTINSENEESRRGFTATIMLPDDQGILCVTADQQFLFYSCTRTDEGTFQLNLYKRLIGYNDEILDLKFVGEEEQYLAVATNLEQVRVYDIASMSCSYVLAGHTEIVVCLDTCVSASGKTLVVTGSKDNTVRLWDMEKRSCIGTGKGHLGAIGCVAFSKKSKNFFVSGSSDRTIKVWTWDDTLIDAGGEVPLKAKAGVAAHDKDINSLSVSPNDGLVCSGSEDRTASIWKLPNLVSSVVLKGHKRGIWSVEFSPVEQCVITSSGDKTVKIWHVADGSCLKTFEGHTSSVLRASFLSRGTQFVSCGSDGLVKLWTIKTNECIATYDKHDGKVWALAVGKKTEMLATGGTDSDLNLWHDCTMEDKQEDFLKKEEEVLRGQELENAVSDSDYTRAIQLAFELRRPRRLLELFSQLCRKADPEDPIEKALLGLPKEGLRVLLEYIREWNTKPKFCHVAQFVLFRVLRSLPPTDILEIKGISELLEGLIPYSQRHFSRVDRLVRSTFLLDYTLTRMSVVDPDVDAGTTKDVTNDTSMDNVEIVTAEPALKTPEKSSKKRKSSKTSQSSKKSSKKVKASSNGDSKAVSVEA from the exons ATGGCTCTGTCGCAGGGGCCCAAGAAGAACTACCGCTGCGACCGCTCTCTGCAGCAGTTCTACACGGGCGGGCCGTTCGCCGTCGGGCGCGGCCCCCGCGGCGAAGGCGAGGGCGAGAGCGACGCCGAGACGTTCCTCGCGTGCGCCTGCGGCAGCGAGCTGCGCGTGGTGTCGGCCGCCGACGCCTCCGCCATCGGGGAGCCCATCGACGGCGACTCGGAGGCCGTCACGGGGATCGCGCTGTCCCCCGACTCCAGACTCCTCTTTGCTGCTGGCCACAGCAAGCTTATTAGGGTCTGGGACCTCGCGTCCCGCACCTGCATCCGCAGCTGGAAG GGACATGATGGTCCTGTTATGGCCATGGCATGCCATGCCTCTGGTGGGTTGCTTGCAACTGCTGGAGCAGACAAGAAGGTGTGCGTGTGGGATGTGGATGGTGGATTTTGCACACATTTCTTTAGAGGTCATACAGGTGTTGTGACAACCATAATGTTCCACAAAGATCCAAAGCGCCTTCTG TTATTTTCAGGAAGTGATGATGGCACAGTGCGCGTTTGGAACCTTGAAAGCAAAAAATGCATTGCTGTGCTTAACGCACATTTTTCAACAGTGACTTCATTGGCATTATCAGAAGATGGGCTAACATTGCTCAGTGCAGGGAGGGATAAG GTTGTGAATGTGTGGGATCTTCGGAAGTATGCCTCAAAGAAGACAATACCAGCATATGAAATGATAGAAGGTGTTTCCTTCATTGGACCAGGGAGTGGCATCTTGGCTTGTTTGGGTGCCGAAGCGGCAAAGTTGAAGGAAAAAACTGATGGTTACTTTCTTACGGTTGGTGAACGCGGAATCGTGCGCATATGGTGCTTGGAAAG CGCTGTCTGCATGTTTGAGCAGCAGTCATCTGATGTAACCATCAACTCAGAAAACGAGGAATCTAGAAGGGGCTTTACGGCTACTATTATGTTGCCAGATGATCAAGGAATTCTATGTGTTACCGCTGATCAACAATTTTTGTTCTATTCTTGTACAAGAACTGATGAAGGGACTTTCCAGTTGAACCTATATAAACGCCTAATAGGTTATAATGACGAGATTCTTGATTTGAAGTTCGTTGGGGAAGAGGAACAATATCTTGCTGTTGCCACCAACTTGGAGCAG GTCCGTGTTTATGAcattgcatcaatgtcatgttctTATGTGCTGGCGGGCCACACTGAAATTGTTGTTTGCCTTGACACTTGTGTCTCTGCTTCTGGGAAGACACTTGTTGTAACTGGGAGCAAAGATAATACT GTAAGATTGTGGGATATGGAAAAGAGAAGCTGTATTGGTACTGGCAAAGGCCATCTAGGAGCTATTGGTTGTGTTGCTTTCTCAAAGAAGTCGAAGAACTTTTTTGTTAGTGGCAGCAG TGACCGAACCATCAAGGTTTGGACCTGGGATGATACACTCATTGATGCTGGCGGTGAAGTTCCTCTCAAAGCAAAGGCTGGTGTAGCTGCACATGATAAAGATATTAATTCTCTGTCTGTCTCACCTAATGACGGCCTTGTTTGCAGTGGTTCGGAG GACCGAACTGCAAGCATATGGAAACTCCCTAACCTAGTGTCCTCTGTTGTCCTTAAAGGGCATAAAAGAGGCATTTGGTCAGTTGAGTTTTCCCCTGTTGAACAATGTGTCATAACATCATCTGGCGACAAAACTGTCAAAATATGGCATGTTGCTGATGGCTCATGCCTGAAGACATTCGAGGGTCATACGTCAAGTGTTTTAAGAGCTTCATTCCTTTCACGTGGAACTCAGTTTGTTTCTTGTG GAAGTGATGGTCTAGTGAAGCTATGGACGATAAAAACGAATGAGTGCATTGCTACGTATGACAAGCACGATGGGAAG GTTTGGGCATTGGCTGTTGGCAAGAAAACTGAAATGCTTGCTACTGGTGGAACTGATTCTGATCTTAACCTTTGGCACGATTGCACGATGGAAGATAAGCAGGAAGATTTCCTTAAGAAG GAGGAGGAAGTTTTAAGAGGCCAGGAATTGGAAAATGCAGTGTCAGATTCTGACTATACAAGAGCAATACAACTCGCATTTGAGCTTAGAAGACCACGCAGGCTTCTTGAGTTATTCTCACAGCTTTGCAG GAAAGCTGATCCAGAGGACCCTATAGAAAAGGCCCTTCTTGGTCTCCCAAAGGAAGGGCTTCGCGTGCTTCTTGAGTATATACGTGAATGGAATACAAAGCCCAAGTTTTGTCATGTTGCACAGTTTGTGCTTTTTCGGGTGTTGAGGAGCTTGCCTCCCACTGATATCCTGGAG ATAAAAGGCATCAGTGAGCTCCTCGAGGGCCTTATTCCATATTCGCAAAGACACTTCAGCAGAGTCGACAGACTTGTACGCAGCACATTTTTGCTGGACTACACCTTGACCCGGATGTCTGTCGTAGACCCAGACGTAGATGCGGGCACAACCAAAGATGTTACAAACGACACGTCAATGGACAATGTTGAGATCGTGACGGCAGAGCCTGCACTAAAGACCCCGGAGAAGTCGAGCAAGAAGAGAAAATCCAGCAAAACAAGCCAATCAAGCAAGAAAAGTAGCAAGAAGGTGAAGGCTTCTTCCAACGGGGACAGTAAAGCTGTTTCTGTCGAGGCGTAA